In Nycticebus coucang isolate mNycCou1 chromosome 9, mNycCou1.pri, whole genome shotgun sequence, the following are encoded in one genomic region:
- the SLC25A29 gene encoding mitochondrial basic amino acids transporter isoform X1 translates to MALDFLAGCAGGVAGVLVGHPFDTVKVRLQVQSMDKPQYRGTLHCFQSIIKQENVLGLYKGLGSPLMGLTFINALVFGVQGNTLRALGHDSPLNQFLAGAAAGAIQCVICCPMELAKTRLQLQDAGPARAYRGSLDCLAQTYQREGLRGVNRGMVATLLRETPSFGVYFLAYDVLTRSLGCEPGDRLLVPKLLLAGGTAGIASWLSTYPVDVVKSRLQADGLRGAPCYRGIVDCVRQSYQAEGWRVFTRGLASTLLRAFPVNAATFATVTVVLTYARGEEARPEGETMPAAAAATSGRTLAQPSSL, encoded by the exons ATGGCGCTCGACTTCCTGGCTGGATGTGCTGGGG GTGTGGCAGGAGTGCTTGTGGGACACCCGTTTGACACTGTCAAG GTGCGGCTTCAGGTCCAGAGTATGGACAAGCCTCAGTACCGAGGCACTCTGCACTGCTTCCAGTCCATCATCAAGCAGGAGAAC GTGCTGGGCCTGTATAAAGGCCTGGGCTCGCCCCTCATGGGGCTCACCTTCATCAACGCGCTCGTGTTCGGTGTGCAGGGCAACACCCTGCGGGCCTTGGGCCACGATTCCCCATTGAACCAGTTCCTGGCAGGCGCGGCGGCGGGTGCCATCCAGTGCGTCATCTGCTGTCCGATGGAGTTGGCCAAGACGCGGCTGCAGCTGCAGGATGCAGGCCCAGCGCGCGCCTACCGGGGCTCCCTGGACTGCCTGGCGCAGACCTACCAGCGCGAGGGCCTGCGCGGAGTCAACCGGGGCATGGTGGCCACGCTACTGCGCGAGACGCCTAGCTTTGGCGTCTACTTCCTAGCCTATGACGTGCTGACGCGCTCGCTGGGCTGTGAGCCAGGTGACCGCCTGCTGGTCCCCAAGCTGCTGCTGGCAGGAGGCACGGCGGGCATCGCATCCTGGCTCTCTACTTACCCTGTGGATGTGGTCAAGTCGCGGCTCCAGGCTGACGGTCTACGGGGTGCCCCGTGCTACCGCGGCATTGTTGACTGCGTGCGCCAGAGCTACCAGGCAGAGGGCTGGCGCGTCTTTACGCGGGGGCTGGCGTCCACATTACTGCGTGCCTTCCCAGTCAACGCTGCCACCTTTGCCACCGTCACCGTGGTGCTCACATATGCGCGGGGCGAGGAGGCCCGGCCTGAGGGTGAGACTATGCCTGCCGCTGCGGCTGCCACTTCAGGGCGCACCCTGGCCCAGCCTTCTAGCCTGTGA
- the SLC25A29 gene encoding mitochondrial basic amino acids transporter isoform X2, whose translation MPARGAGCPGLPTFHGALSFQVRLQVQSMDKPQYRGTLHCFQSIIKQENVLGLYKGLGSPLMGLTFINALVFGVQGNTLRALGHDSPLNQFLAGAAAGAIQCVICCPMELAKTRLQLQDAGPARAYRGSLDCLAQTYQREGLRGVNRGMVATLLRETPSFGVYFLAYDVLTRSLGCEPGDRLLVPKLLLAGGTAGIASWLSTYPVDVVKSRLQADGLRGAPCYRGIVDCVRQSYQAEGWRVFTRGLASTLLRAFPVNAATFATVTVVLTYARGEEARPEGETMPAAAAATSGRTLAQPSSL comes from the exons ATGCCAGCCAGGGGAGCTGGGTGCCCTGGCTTGCCTACTTTTCATGGAGCACTCTCCTTCCAGGTGCGGCTTCAGGTCCAGAGTATGGACAAGCCTCAGTACCGAGGCACTCTGCACTGCTTCCAGTCCATCATCAAGCAGGAGAAC GTGCTGGGCCTGTATAAAGGCCTGGGCTCGCCCCTCATGGGGCTCACCTTCATCAACGCGCTCGTGTTCGGTGTGCAGGGCAACACCCTGCGGGCCTTGGGCCACGATTCCCCATTGAACCAGTTCCTGGCAGGCGCGGCGGCGGGTGCCATCCAGTGCGTCATCTGCTGTCCGATGGAGTTGGCCAAGACGCGGCTGCAGCTGCAGGATGCAGGCCCAGCGCGCGCCTACCGGGGCTCCCTGGACTGCCTGGCGCAGACCTACCAGCGCGAGGGCCTGCGCGGAGTCAACCGGGGCATGGTGGCCACGCTACTGCGCGAGACGCCTAGCTTTGGCGTCTACTTCCTAGCCTATGACGTGCTGACGCGCTCGCTGGGCTGTGAGCCAGGTGACCGCCTGCTGGTCCCCAAGCTGCTGCTGGCAGGAGGCACGGCGGGCATCGCATCCTGGCTCTCTACTTACCCTGTGGATGTGGTCAAGTCGCGGCTCCAGGCTGACGGTCTACGGGGTGCCCCGTGCTACCGCGGCATTGTTGACTGCGTGCGCCAGAGCTACCAGGCAGAGGGCTGGCGCGTCTTTACGCGGGGGCTGGCGTCCACATTACTGCGTGCCTTCCCAGTCAACGCTGCCACCTTTGCCACCGTCACCGTGGTGCTCACATATGCGCGGGGCGAGGAGGCCCGGCCTGAGGGTGAGACTATGCCTGCCGCTGCGGCTGCCACTTCAGGGCGCACCCTGGCCCAGCCTTCTAGCCTGTGA
- the SLC25A29 gene encoding mitochondrial basic amino acids transporter isoform X3, producing the protein MDKPQYRGTLHCFQSIIKQENVLGLYKGLGSPLMGLTFINALVFGVQGNTLRALGHDSPLNQFLAGAAAGAIQCVICCPMELAKTRLQLQDAGPARAYRGSLDCLAQTYQREGLRGVNRGMVATLLRETPSFGVYFLAYDVLTRSLGCEPGDRLLVPKLLLAGGTAGIASWLSTYPVDVVKSRLQADGLRGAPCYRGIVDCVRQSYQAEGWRVFTRGLASTLLRAFPVNAATFATVTVVLTYARGEEARPEGETMPAAAAATSGRTLAQPSSL; encoded by the exons ATGGACAAGCCTCAGTACCGAGGCACTCTGCACTGCTTCCAGTCCATCATCAAGCAGGAGAAC GTGCTGGGCCTGTATAAAGGCCTGGGCTCGCCCCTCATGGGGCTCACCTTCATCAACGCGCTCGTGTTCGGTGTGCAGGGCAACACCCTGCGGGCCTTGGGCCACGATTCCCCATTGAACCAGTTCCTGGCAGGCGCGGCGGCGGGTGCCATCCAGTGCGTCATCTGCTGTCCGATGGAGTTGGCCAAGACGCGGCTGCAGCTGCAGGATGCAGGCCCAGCGCGCGCCTACCGGGGCTCCCTGGACTGCCTGGCGCAGACCTACCAGCGCGAGGGCCTGCGCGGAGTCAACCGGGGCATGGTGGCCACGCTACTGCGCGAGACGCCTAGCTTTGGCGTCTACTTCCTAGCCTATGACGTGCTGACGCGCTCGCTGGGCTGTGAGCCAGGTGACCGCCTGCTGGTCCCCAAGCTGCTGCTGGCAGGAGGCACGGCGGGCATCGCATCCTGGCTCTCTACTTACCCTGTGGATGTGGTCAAGTCGCGGCTCCAGGCTGACGGTCTACGGGGTGCCCCGTGCTACCGCGGCATTGTTGACTGCGTGCGCCAGAGCTACCAGGCAGAGGGCTGGCGCGTCTTTACGCGGGGGCTGGCGTCCACATTACTGCGTGCCTTCCCAGTCAACGCTGCCACCTTTGCCACCGTCACCGTGGTGCTCACATATGCGCGGGGCGAGGAGGCCCGGCCTGAGGGTGAGACTATGCCTGCCGCTGCGGCTGCCACTTCAGGGCGCACCCTGGCCCAGCCTTCTAGCCTGTGA